One Myripristis murdjan chromosome 17, fMyrMur1.1, whole genome shotgun sequence DNA segment encodes these proteins:
- the tyw3 gene encoding tRNA wybutosine-synthesizing protein 3 homolog, translating to METAFSQWKRQCLNKLDVSKKGSVDEDIVHIVSLLNSWDNYFTTSSCSGRLILIDGVPQSAEVHKQNCVWLFVSHQKCSSDDLMAALAKSSGDAVMKFEPFILHVQCRRLEDAQLMHSVAVNSGFRNSGLTVSKAGKIITAVRSTHGLEVPLSDHGRLLVEQDYIRFLVQVANQKMEENLRRIQRFYQNLQAALSAEQLQKLQIPDTPSSQQLQNQKAPHRLETEQREEGEETNKASVYKRRRKRGQQVGTDCCNVDADSSPPELEDCLDLFT from the exons ATGGAGACTGCATTCAGTCAGTGGAAGAGGCAGTGTCTGAACAAGCTGGACGTGAGTAAGAAGGGCAGTGTGGATGAGGACATTGTCCACATCGTGTCTCTGCTCAACAGCTGGGACAACTACTTCACCACCAGCTCCTGCTCCGGACGCCTCATTCTCATCGACGGG GTCCCGCAGAGCGCCGAGGTGCACAAGCAAAACTGTGTCTGGCTGTTTGTCTCCCACCAGAAGTGCAGCTCTGACGACCTG atgGCTGCTCTGGCCAAGTCCAGTGGAGATGCAGTGATGAAGTTTGAGCCGTTCATCCTCCATGTTCAGTGTCGGAGGCTGGAGGATGCACAGCTAATg CACTCAGTGGCGGTCAACTCGGGCTTCAGGAACTCAGGTCTCACCGTCAGCAAGGCAGGGAAGATCATCACG GCGGTCCGCAGCACCCATGGTCTGGAGGTTCCTCTCAGCGACCACGGGAGGCTCCTGGTTGAACAGGACTACATCCGTTTCCTGGTCCAGGTGGCCAATCAGAAGATGGAGGAGAACCTCAGACGAATCCAGAG GTTCTACCAGAATCTGCAGGCAGCCCTGTCTGCAGAGCAGctacaaaaactacaaatcccAGACACCCCCAGCTCACAGCAACTACAAAACCAAAAAGCCCCTCACAGACtggaaacagaacagagagaagagggtGAGGAGACGAACAAAGCCAGCGTGTATAAGCGAAGGCGGAAGAGAGGACAGCAGGTTGGGACTGACTGCTGTAACGTGGATGCAGACAGCAGTCCGCCTGAGCTAGAAGACTGTCTGGATCTATTCACATGA
- the fam151a gene encoding protein FAM151A, with protein sequence MQSTLITPLSTALLFSDRKEFVETTFLCLVDETPTRERMEEGDNSQREENGTGGMEEMQNRVKQPAESDRRDSYSEKEKEQRVYLRCLTRKQLLVMSAAVGLTLLLIIIITVTAVVVSNKSGSPGPLPSFPTDGDMLDFLVETGEISAADGLLATWYHRANNKSEMNKALASDVMILEADVNMDRPQTPNQKPVPIMAHPPAVQSDNTLDQWLDAVLQSRKGIKLDFKSLASVGPSLELLSEKNRSRGIDRPVWLNADILTGPNVPDFIPPVNGTGFLHLIQEKFPDVTLSPGWKVLYSPISPATYTRSMVEEMYDMIRNVQQKVTFPVHAMLVRRSWQHFSWLLSQSSRFSLTLWQGSIHPNVSDLLFVRDNSHPARVYYDIYEPTLSAFKQAARQQGRLRRFYPGGDLMTYFYHTGSSDADFLSRGNHLESPGSDRDRDRDSLAIHWSTVTDRASLMAQLSAGGGGMLLVRVRSDSDQPAVPLVEGSGQTSDLLTLQDLLELVGSRTDASWGVYLRVQTQQLLEASLRLLDEAYSREQLYRPVWIGMEAPHSRYNTQEFVSAVERLFPYVTLVLTEDSWPPQIPTAVRGLSQRLALHLKAQSLPSQEEVPNMQMTGRYDLIVEEEKEERREEDRKSSAEALSGFKERVTQHMGRTDSRLYVISH encoded by the exons ATGCAGAGCACACTTATCACCCCT CTGTCAACAGCACTGCTCTTCTCTGATCGCAAGGAGTTTGTTGAGACTACATTTCTGTGCCTAGTGGACGAGACACCAACCAGGGAGAGGATGGAAGAGGGAGACAacagtcagagagaggaaaatgggaCTGGAGGCATGGAAGAAATGCAGAACAG GGTGAAGCAGCCGGCGGAGTCTGACCGTCGAGATTCATACtcagaaaaggagaaggagcagagagTTTATCTGCGCTGTCTCACTAGAAAACAGCTGCTGGTGATGTCTGCGGCAGTGGGACTGACCCtgctcctcatcatcatcatcactgtcactgcCGTCGTGGTCTCCAACAAGTCAG GTTCCCCGGGTCCTCTTCCCTCATTTCCTACTGATGGAGACATGCTGGATTTCCTGGTTGAGACGGGTGAGATCAGCGCGGCTGACGGTCTTCTGGCTACCTGGTACCACCGAGCCAACAACAAGTCTGAAATGAACAAGGCTCTAGCaa GTGATGTAATGATCCTGGAAGCTGATGTCAACATGGACAGGCCTCAAACACCCAATCAAAAGCCAGTCCCTATCATGGCCCACCCCCCTGCCGTTCAGAGTGACAACACTCTGGACCAGTGGCTGGACGCTGTGCTCCAGTCCAGAAAAG GTATAAAGTTGGATTTTAAGTCTCTGGCCTCAGTGGGTCCATCTCTGGAGCTGCTGAGTGAAAAGAACAGAAGCAGAGGCATTGACAGGCCTGTGTGGCTCAACGCAGACATACTGACAGGACCAAATGTCCCAGACTTCATCCCGCCTGTCAACGGAACCGG TTTCCTTCACTTGATCCAGGAGAAGTTTCCAGATGTGACTTTGTCTCCTGGATGGAAG GTACTCTACTCTCCAATTTCACCTGCGACCTACACAAGATCAATGGTGGAGGAGATGTATGACATGATCAGAAATGTTCAGCAAAAG GTGACGTTTCCTGTCCATGCCATGTTGGTTCGCCGTAGTTGGCAACATTTCAGTTGGCTGCTCAGCCAATCGTCACG GTTCAGTCTCACCTTATGGCAGGGATCAATTCATCCCAATGTCAGTGACCTGCTCTTCGTCCGCGACAACAGCCACCCCGCCAGAGTCTACTACGATATATATGAGCCGACGCTGTCAGCGTTTAAACAGGCAGCAA GGCAACAAGGCCGTCTGAGGCGATTCTATCCCGGAGGAGACCTGATGACGTATTTCTACCACACCGGCAGCTCAGATGCTGATTTCCTGTCCCGAGGCAACCACCTAGAATCACCAGGCAgtgacagggacagggacagggacagccTGGCCATCCACTGGTCCACAGTCACTGACAGAGCCTCCCTGATGGCTCAGCTTTCAG CCGGTGGCGGTGGCATGCTGCTGGTTCGGGTGCGTTCTGACAGCGACCAGCCCGCCGTCCCTCTGGTGGAAGGCTCTGGCCAAACCTCCGACCTACTCACACTGCAG gactTGTTGGAGCTGGTTGGGTCGAGGACTGATGCCTCCTGGGGTGTTTACCTGCGAGTTCAGACCCAGCAGCTTCTGGAAGCTTCCCTCAGGCTGCTGGATGAAGCctacagcagagagcagctctaCAGGCCTGTCTGGATCGGCATGGAGGCTCCACACAGCCGCTACAATACACAG gaGTTTGTATCCGCAGTAGAGAGGCTTTTCCCTTATGTCACCCTCGTCCTAACAGAGGACAGCTGGCCTCCTCAGATCCCAACAGCAGTGAGAGGCTTGTCTCAGCGACTGGCTCTGCATCTGAAAGCTCAGTCACTACCCAGCCAAGAGGAAGTGCCTAACATGCAAATGACGGGCAGATATGACTTAatagtggaggaggagaaggaggagagaagagaggaagacagaaagagcagTGCTGAAGCTTTATCAGGCTTCAAAGAGCGTGTGACGCAGCATATGGGGAGAACTGACTCAAGGCTCTATGTTATATCTCACTAA